GCCGCAACGGCTTGTGGCCGCTGCGGCAGACCATCGCGAGGATGGGTGGAGGAAATGTTGGGCACGTCGCAAACCTGCCGCGCGTTGCACTGCCGTCCTGCGATGCTCACCGTACTCACGTACAGCGCCGCTTCTCGAACGGCATTGCTGCCGCTCGCGACGGTTGTCGAAGTGCCCTTGTTGATGAATTAGGCGACTTTCTTTTCGTCGAAGAATTGCTCGTCCTCCGTCGAGCCGTGCAGCGCCGTCGTCGAGCTCTGGTGCCGCTGGATGGTCTGGGTGACGGCGTCGAAATAGCCGGTGCCCACTTCACGCTGGTGCTTGACGGCCGTGAAACCCTTGTCGGCGGCGGAGAATTCCGCTTCCTGCAGCTCGACGAAGGCCGACATGCCGCGGCGGGCATAGCCGTGCGCCAGGTTGAACATGCTGTAGTTCAGCGCATGGAAGCCGGCCAGGGTGATGAACTGGAATTTATAGCCCATGGCGCCCAGCTCTTTCTGGAACTTGGCGATCGTGGCGTCGTCCAGGTTCTTCTTCCAGTTGAACGATGGCGAGCAGTTATACGCGAGCATCTTGCCCGGGAATTTCGCATGGATGGCGTCGGCGAAGCGCTTGGCGAATTCCAGGTCCGGCTTGCCCGTCTCGCACCATACGAGGTCGGCATACGGCGCATACGCCAGGCCGCGCGCGATCGCCTGGTCGACGCCCGGCTTGACGCGGAAGAAGCCTTCGACCGTGCGTTCGCCCGTGCAGAACGGCTGGTCGTTCGCGTCGACGTCGGCCGTCAGCAGGTCGGCCGCTTCGGCGTCCGTGCGGGCGACGAGGATCGTCGGCGTGCCCATCACGTCGGCCGCCAGGCGGGCCGCCGTCAGCTTCTCGACGGCTTCGCG
This genomic stretch from Massilia putida harbors:
- the aceA gene encoding isocitrate lyase, translated to MATREQQIAALQQDWESNPRWKGIVRNYTAEDVVRLRGSVQIEHTLARRGAEKLWNLINNEPYVNALGALTGNQAMQQVKAGLKAIYLSGWQVAGDANLAGEMYPDQSLYPANSVPMVVKRINNTFQRADQIQWSEGKDDIDYFAPIVADAEAGFGGVLNAFELMKSMIEAGAAGVHFEDQLASVKKCGHMGGKVLVPTREAVEKLTAARLAADVMGTPTILVARTDAEAADLLTADVDANDQPFCTGERTVEGFFRVKPGVDQAIARGLAYAPYADLVWCETGKPDLEFAKRFADAIHAKFPGKMLAYNCSPSFNWKKNLDDATIAKFQKELGAMGYKFQFITLAGFHALNYSMFNLAHGYARRGMSAFVELQEAEFSAADKGFTAVKHQREVGTGYFDAVTQTIQRHQSSTTALHGSTEDEQFFDEKKVA